TGCAAAAAGAGAAGGCAGAAATAATGTAAGCACAAAAAAATAGCGGCTGCATGAGGGTTTACGAACGTTATGGTCATGAGAGGGTTTGTCTGGAAAGTACGGTATTTAGCCTAAGCATAAATACAAAGGCATCAAGATTTGCTGTCCTGATGCCTTTGTATTTTCCTGTATGAAATTGTAATTTTGGAGGTCATTTCTCTCCAACGACCCTTTGTCATCTATGAAAACGGCCAAAAAAACGGGCCAAAATTTGCACTTTTTTGCTTCGATTTTTGTTCATTTTTGGCTTGCAAACCACAACATCTTGTGGTCAAAGTCTACTTTTTGTCCTCCGAACCACATTTCGTCATCATTATTATCGTTTCAACGTGCCCCGTCCATGGGAACATATCTACCGGCTGCACCTCAAGCACCTCAAACCCATTCTCCGCAAGATAATTCAAATCCCTCGCCAACGTCGCAGGATTACATGACACATAGACAATCCTTTTGGGTCCCATATCCACCAAAGTCTTAAGCAGTTTCTCATCGCAGCCCTTCCTTGGAGGGTCAAGTACCACCACATCAGCCCTTTGGGTCAACTCCACCTTTTCTGCTTCCCCTACAATAAACTCTGTATTTTTAATACAGTTTATTTCTGCGTTTTTCACCGCATCTCTTATTGCATCGGCTACTACCTCTATGCCGTAGACCTTTCTCGCTTTCCTGGCCAGAAACAATGATATGGTCCCTGTTCCGCAGTACAGGTCGTATACCACCTCATTTCCTGTCAAATCCGCATATTGGAGTGCCTTTCCATAGAGCACCTCAGTCTGCACTGGGTTTACCTGGAAAAATGCAAGGGGAGATATTCTGAATTTTAAATCCTCTATGTATTCTGTGATAAAATCTTCACCATATATTTTAATATTCTCTTCACCCATAATAATATTGGTGTTTTTTCTGTTGATGTTCAGATAAATGCTTTTTATTGATGGCTCCCTTTCAACCAGTTCTTGAATCAGCTTGTCCTTATGCGGAAAGTCTTTTCCGTTTATAACAATAACAACCATGGTTTCCCTTGTTTTAAAGCCTTCCCTGGTCATTATATGCCTTACAAGTCCTGTACCTTTGGCTTCATCGTACGGAACAATCTTATATCTATGCATGAATCCACTTACAGCATCCTTTATCCGATCACTGGTTTCATTCTGAATTCCGCAGCCCTTGCACTCTATGATCTCATGAGATCGTCTTGCATAAAATCCTGCAATCGGCTTATCTGTACCTGCTCTAACAGGATACTGGGCCTTGTTTCTATAATTAAATGGATCCTTCGTACCGATTGTCTCATGGATTATTACATCTTCCAGCTTGCCTATCCTTTTTATGCTTTCTTTCACAAGGTTGGTTTTAAACCTGAGTTGTGCTTCCATGCTCATGTGCTGCAAGCTGCAGCCGCCGCATTTTTCAAAGGCCGGGCAGAATGGTGATATTCGGCTGGCAGACGGGTTTATGATCTCCACCAATCGGCCTACCGAGTAGGACTTGCTAACTTTAGTGATCCTTACAAGTACCTCTTCGCCTTCCAAGGCATCATCAACAAACACCGTGAACCCATCCACCCTGCCAACTCCCTGGCCCTCGTGGTTCATTCCGGTTATAGTAATCCTGTATTCCTTATCTTTTTCAACAATCGGCATTGTTACCCTCCAATAAAAACTTGTTCAATTCTTCTCTGGTGTAGATTTCATCCAATCCAACCAGCTAACTCCCAAATCGTTCCCCAAATCATGAATCATATCTGTTGTACTTCTGCCAACTACTTCATAGCAAGATAAACCGCCACGTTATAGTATTTCCAAACAATATCCATAGTATTAAAACCGGCTTCCTTAAGCATCTCAAGGTGCTTCATCATTGATATGGGCGAATCCTCTCTGAAATGCAGAGGCATCCAAGCTTTTTCAATTTCCTCCATAGGAACTGACTTTGACATGTACTCCTTCCATTTTCCCAAATACATATCATGAAGCCACTCATAAGATGCAAGCACAACATCTCCGTTTATAAATATTCCTCCGGGCTTTACACTATCAGAAATCTTCCTGTAAAAACCCATCTTGTCGTCATCCGTTACCAGATGGTGGAGTGCAAGAGAAGACACCACAACGTCATACCTTTTGTCAAACTCAAACTGATAAAAATCACAGTTAATATACCTTGCCCCCTTGGCATCACAAAGCTTTCTTTCAGCCATCTTAAGCATTCTTGGGGCCATATCCACACAGGTAAACCTTGCATTAGGGTATATATCCAATATCGCCTTGGAAATTGTACCTGTTCCGCAGCCAAGATCTATAACCTCAATTGACTCATCCTTCTTAAAGGGTATGCAATCAGCTATTGTCTTTACCATATGGGTGTAATACGGCATGAGTTTTCTTATTATTCCGTCATATTCTTCCGCTTCCTCATCAAAATGAGTCTTGATACCCTCCATTTTATCCATAAACATCCCCCTGTAAGATTGTTCCACAATTCTATCTTAAACTTTATTATACTTACATCCCTTTACCCATAATACGATCTAAAACCTTTGTCGTCTCACCTGTATAATATATATCCAGCTTATGAAGTGCCCTGGTCATAGCTACATACAGAAGCTTTATATCCAGTTCACCTTCGGTGTAGTTCTCTGCTCCTGCAATAATAACAGCATCAAACTCAAGACCTTTGGAGAGATAGGACGGTACAAGAACCATTCCGCCCTGATATTTATCCTCCTTACCTGTTATGAGCTGCAATTGGAGAACATCCTTTTTCATAATCCCTTGAATCGTTTTGCACTCATCAAGTGTTTTGCATATAACAGCAATAGAATTTATCCCCTTTTCTTTAAGCTCCGATATTGCAGCCGACATAGCCTTAGCCATCTCCTTGGTGCTTTGATTTCCTATAAGCC
This genomic stretch from Desulfomonilia bacterium harbors:
- the rlmD gene encoding 23S rRNA (uracil(1939)-C(5))-methyltransferase RlmD, which produces MPIVEKDKEYRITITGMNHEGQGVGRVDGFTVFVDDALEGEEVLVRITKVSKSYSVGRLVEIINPSASRISPFCPAFEKCGGCSLQHMSMEAQLRFKTNLVKESIKRIGKLEDVIIHETIGTKDPFNYRNKAQYPVRAGTDKPIAGFYARRSHEIIECKGCGIQNETSDRIKDAVSGFMHRYKIVPYDEAKGTGLVRHIMTREGFKTRETMVVIVINGKDFPHKDKLIQELVEREPSIKSIYLNINRKNTNIIMGEENIKIYGEDFITEYIEDLKFRISPLAFFQVNPVQTEVLYGKALQYADLTGNEVVYDLYCGTGTISLFLARKARKVYGIEVVADAIRDAVKNAEINCIKNTEFIVGEAEKVELTQRADVVVLDPPRKGCDEKLLKTLVDMGPKRIVYVSCNPATLARDLNYLAENGFEVLEVQPVDMFPWTGHVETIIMMTKCGSEDKK
- a CDS encoding class I SAM-dependent methyltransferase, with product MDKMEGIKTHFDEEAEEYDGIIRKLMPYYTHMVKTIADCIPFKKDESIEVIDLGCGTGTISKAILDIYPNARFTCVDMAPRMLKMAERKLCDAKGARYINCDFYQFEFDKRYDVVVSSLALHHLVTDDDKMGFYRKISDSVKPGGIFINGDVVLASYEWLHDMYLGKWKEYMSKSVPMEEIEKAWMPLHFREDSPISMMKHLEMLKEAGFNTMDIVWKYYNVAVYLAMK